ACGTGGTTTAGTGCATTTAGTGATAATCTGACCTTTATCCAAACTGCAGATCGGTTCTTCACCTTACTAAACTTGCTTTGGTGTAGTGTTATCGTCTGTCTTTCCATATTGATACCTTTTTCCGTTTTGGTTGATACAGTTGTTTCCTTCGGTTAAACTGATCTTACCTAAGCAGACTTACCCAAAAAAGATATTCCTTCAGTAGCATGCGATGTTTTGTTTATCCATGCCACTCTAAAGCAATACTATTATACTATATAGAAACCTTAGGTGCTTCAGTACCtggtttttcttcaatgataggATCGGTTTGTGCTCACCTTTCATTGTATTATGTATACGTTCATGACTTACGTGGTGCTAATTTACATGGCTTCATGATTTGAAAAATTATCATGGAATAGACGTCATaggtttaaattataatttattttaaaataataaaaacaacaacaacattgcTTTATGTGGTGAAAGGATGAAATCACTTCTGAGTTTTCATTTACCCTGATTcactttaaattataaaatcacTGAAAATTCAGATCGAATATTCCACAACTATCAAAGATTTTAAATTTGTATGAAATACTGGTATAATGGTACATTGTCCTTGTTGTTCgcttacatattaaaaaatgactaaaagtTCAGGTTGAATACTCCACGACTGTAAATAATTCCTAATTTGAAATGTTCTGATGTTAAATGATTTGCAAATTATTATCGAATAAGCAATGTGGTgggattgaatttttattttttggatgattTTTGAGACCAAAAGAATAAGCATTCAGGATTGATACACCACAGCCAGCAGCAGAGCTGCAAACAAGCCAAGCATACGGAATATGCAGGCTAAACCAGAAACATAGACTCCCCTGCTTAAGTTCAAATCAGGAACCAAGCCATCCAGCTATTTACCTATACACCAACTCACATAGATCCTTCTTACTAGCAGAGAGCTTAGTCGAAAGAACATGGGCACCTGCTCTCCATCTAACTTCAGTTAAGTTTAATCAACTGCCTCTGTCACCTGCAGACCAGAATGCTTATTGTTATTTCTCTGCCTCCAACTGTGCTAATAAATAGTTGCAGCCAAAAGCAAAATCCTTCCCACTTTTGCAGCCAAACTTTTCATAGTTAGCAGTCCACTTCCCCATTTGACAACTTCATCCCACTCACATACTATATGCTGCTTCAGGCACATCCAAGTAACTTGCTGCTGACAGATCCTCTAAGAGAAAGAACAAtcgaaaaacaaaaaatccctGCTAGTTACCTTGCCGGGGGAGTGGACCAATTTGCTATGGGGATTGGTATGAAGTGTGAACAGATTGATGCAACGAAAAGAAAAATCCCATATTACCGTGCAAGACAGTGGAACATTTGTCTGTACTCCTTGGATATATTTTATAGCTAACAAGTAAGTACAATTCCTAGCATCTCTATGTGCTTGAGACTCGTGCATGGAATTCTTGAGGTAAAACAACCTTTACACCACCAATATATTGTCATCAAATGGTAATAGGGTAGAGCAGGATCGGATCATGGGTGTCCCATCCCAACTCTATTTTCCTTTTGGGGctggaaaaaaattgtatgggGAAGTAGCGGGACAGTTCAAGGATGGATAAGGTTTGAAGTATTTTGCCACCTCTAATGAAGTGGTTGCAATTGACAAGATATAGGTAAGAGAAAGAGGGgaaaagtagagagagagagagagagagagagagacgtatGGGAGAGCCAAGACAAAGTGGGGTGAGTAAAATCCATCTACACCCCACCCCGTCTTTAGGGACAGGAAAAACCCGCAGCTGGAGCAATTGGAGGGATGGAGGAGGGCAAAGTAAGTTCAATGGGACAAGCATTTTTGACGACGTAGTTAgtattttgtgatatttttacACATCCCCTGGCAAATGAAACAGAATGTCATGATGGGAGTTTAAGGCCGATGAGTTATAGTCGTTATTTAATGTGTTGAATGTACTTGAACGGTTATTTCTTTTTCGTTGATGGCGTACTAATGACACAAGGTTATCTATTAAGGTGGATGACATTaatgatttttctctaagaattTAATGTGTATGAagttaaattatatgtttataagcACACTTGAAGATTCCACGAACAACACAGCAAAACAAATACGGGCTTCATGATTTGGTCTATTCACGATTAAAGGTGTTTTGCTTGTATATACATATTGCTAAACATAGTAAAATAcgcatatatacatacatatatttatatatattaaagtttgtttaaaaattaaaacaaatatatgaaATACTTAATAAGTTGGTTTTAATAATAtcttatgaaattattttaacataagtatattattattaaattaaaatatagtatTTCTTTTTACTCTCATATTTATGCtgaatttttagaactttttttagAACCTTGAACTGAAGCACGCACATATTATGTACCGTATATATTTCTTCCGATATATTATTGATTATATACTCCTAAATGAAAGTGAATCGATATTTTTCATCATTGAACAACCAATTAGGCTTCTActctctcatcaaaaaaaaaaaaaaaaaaaaaaaaaaaaaaaaaaaaaaaaaatggcctcTACTCTCTTCAGTCCAGTTATAGTACATGGTGAACTATAATTGAAATTAAGTAGGAATATAGTAGTTTTGAACTGCAAAAATGTGAGTTGTGATGGTTGCTTGCAAATAAGGTTGTTAGAAGATCAGGGatacatattttatatttgattagtGTATCTAAATATCTGGATCTCGTTATAGAGAATTAATTCACTCATCTCCTTAAAAGCATGTGTATCAGTacttgtataatagaaaaaatatcaCATTTTAGTCAGTCAAGTTCAAAATTCACCAACATCAAGCCATAATACTTCAATaactgtgtaaatttacacttgCATTATTCGTTTTGCacttagttttttattctttattagtGTATCTCAAggataaaaaaagagagtagatAGTGGTTGTCATGtgtaaagaaagataaataattaaaaagaaaaagaaaaatggataTGTTAATGAAATTGTAATGTAAAatcatgattttaaaaactgGACCGGACTTGCTGGTCTGACTGGTTCAACCGGGAACCGGGGACTAGTTTGGTCTGGTAAAAATGCCCAAAATTGAGAATTGGAGGCAAATCCAATTTTGCCTCTAGTCTGCTTTTTAAAACcatgtgtaaaatagataatttgatgtagggtgttttgaaaaatgagtgtaaaatagaaaaaaactaagttcttaattatgctaaaataaaatttttatatgagCTGGTGTAAATGATCCATACACATTATCTTATTAACCAATATATGTAAACTAATGTAAAATGCAAACTCCttgaaattaaatattgataaaaaaaaaaaaaaagatacttttTACTGGTTGGGAGGACCACATAAAATTcaatattgattaaaaaaatagctACTTTTTATTGGTTGGAAGGACTACGTGGATGTCCACATTTTTTCagtaaattttctattattgaaTTGTTATTTGCGGTTTAGACTAATGAGTACGGAGTCTCCTCTAAATTTCACCCACAATTTAGTATTGAACGTCTGCAATATTACATGTATTACACGTATCAACTTTAGGGCCATAACATAGAGAGAAACAAAGATAGTGTGAGAAGAATTTGTCAACCAGTATCATTATCCATTTCTATATTTATGTGTCATATATGGTGTTCTTTTTGGCATTGTGATTTGTGTTTGCTACTTTGCTTTAAGGTGATAATAAGTGAATTGTTTAGAGATTGTGAAGGAGACTAGAACAGTGGGAAAAAATGCAGGCTGTGAAGGACAAGCTACATGATATGAGTGAGATGCGCAAGGTCAAATCCCAGGCAAAGGCTGAAGAGAAGGTAGGAACAAACaattattaataacttttaaggGTCTTTCAAGCAatttcttctcctccatcttttCTCACTTTTGTATTTTAAAGGACATATATTaagtaatattaatttaaatatataattataagaTGTAATACATGTTTTTATGGGTAAAAGCTTTTGTTAATAGGGTTGCAcatgatttttttcttaatgaaaCTTGCTTGAGTCCAGTTTTCTTAATTGTGTATGAGACTATTGAGATATGAACATGTGTCAAACAATTGTTATTTAGTCAATATCTGAATGGATCTAGTATACAAGCACTAAATCCAAACCTTACCCTTTCCTaatatttgtttgtaattcaatACTAAATACACCTTGAGTACACGATCAATGACAAaagccttctctctctctctctctcttatgctATTCGTATCTAGTGTATGATGTAATGTGAATCACTTTTCTCACTAATTATGGACTCGATATATGTAGGCTGAAAAGAGTATAGCAAAAGCCAGAATGGATGTTGCTCATGAGGTTAGGCTGGCAAAAGAGGCTGAAGCCGAGATGGAACTGCATGTGGCCAAGGCTGGGCAAAAGGTAGAGAGGGAGGCAGCAAAAAATGCAGCTATCAAGCCAAATGCAAGTGGCACCAATCGTGACCCAGCTGACCATTGTACTATGGCAACGGGAAATAGGAGCCTCGATCATGGCCC
This genomic stretch from Quercus robur chromosome 4, dhQueRobu3.1, whole genome shotgun sequence harbors:
- the LOC126723404 gene encoding late embryogenesis abundant protein 6 gives rise to the protein MQAVKDKLHDMSEMRKVKSQAKAEEKAEKSIAKARMDVAHEVRLAKEAEAEMELHVAKAGQKVEREAAKNAAIKPNASGTNRDPADHCTMATGNRSLDHGPADQSPPTINAAGITPSNNAQAPPVKKLF